The following are encoded in a window of Urocitellus parryii isolate mUroPar1 chromosome 7, mUroPar1.hap1, whole genome shotgun sequence genomic DNA:
- the Ttc19 gene encoding tetratricopeptide repeat protein 19, mitochondrial isoform X1 yields MYRLLRWSRGRGLLRAAGRRYRGYSARLLPGLAGGPGPEMEVPPPRVTPHGRGPGLLPLLAALSWFSRPSAADAEEQQGAGGAAAEDAADEAEAEIIQLLKRAKLSIMKDEPEEAELILRDALRLAYQSDNLKAITYTYDLMANLAFIRGQLENAEQLFKATMSYLLGGGMKQEDNAIIEISLKLASIYAAQNRQEFALAGYEFCISTLEEKIEREKELSEDVMSAEEKANTHLLLGMCLDSCARYLLFSKQPSQAQRMYEKALQISEEIQGERHPQTIVLMSDLATTLDAQGHFDEAYIYMQRASDLARQINHPELHMVLSNLAAILIHRERYTQAEEIYQEALKQAEMKRDEVSVQHIREELAELSRKNQSYSWQREIMVSCFYYLS; encoded by the exons ATGTACCGGCTCCTGAGGTGGAGCCGGGGTCGAGGCCTCCTGCGGGCCGCGGGGCGGCGGTACCGAGGCTACTCGGCGCGCCTGCTCCCCGGGCTGGCAGGAGGCCCCGGGCCCGAGATGGAGGTGCCGCCACCCCGAGTTACGCCGCACGGCCGCGGCCCTGGCCTGCTGCCGCTACTGGCAG CGCTCTCCTGGTTCTCGAGGCCTTCTGCGGCAGATGCGGAGGAACAGCAGGGAGCGGGCGGGGCCGCCGCTGAGGATGCGGCGGACGAGGCAGAGGCCGAGATCATTCAGCTGCTGAAGCGAGCCAAG ttGAGCATCATGAAAGATGAACCAGAAGAGGCTGAGCTAATATTGCGTGATGCTCTTCGCCTTGCCTATCAGAGCGATAACCTGAAAGCCATCACTTACACTTATGATTTG ATGGCCAACTTAGCGTTTATACGGGGTCAACTAGAAAAT GCAGAACAACTTTTTAAAGCAACAATGAGTTACCTGCTTGGAGGGGGCATGAAGCAG GAAGACAATGCAATAATTGAAATCTCCTTAAAACTGGCCAGTATCTATGCTGCTCAGAATAG ACAAGAATTTGCTCTCGCTGGCTATGAATTCTGCATTTCAACTTTAGAGGAAAAAATTGAACGAGAAAAGGAATTATCAGAAGATGTTATGTCAG cGGAAGAAAAAGCCAATACCCACCTCCTTCTGGGCATGTGCTTAGACTCCTGTGCACGCTACCTTCTGTTCTCCAAGCAGCCATCACAGGCACAAAGGATGTATGAAAAAGCTCTGCAGATTTCTGAAGAAATACAAGGAGAAAGACACCCACAG ACCATTGTGCTCATGAGTGACCTGGCTACTACTCTGGATGCACAGGGCCACTTTGATGAGGCCTATATTTATATGCAAAGGGCATCAGATCTAGCAAGACAGATAAATCATCCTGAGCTGCACATGGTACTCAGTAATCTAGCTGCAATTTTGATACACAGAG AACGATATACACAAGCAGAAGAGATCTACCAGGAAGCACTGAAGCAAGCAGAGATGAAAAGAGATGAGGTTTCTGTACAGCACATCAGGGAAGAATTGGCTGAGCTGTCAAGAAAAA ACCAGAGCTACTCATGGCAAAGGGAAATTATGGTGAGTTGTTTCTATTACCTTTCATGA
- the Ttc19 gene encoding tetratricopeptide repeat protein 19, mitochondrial isoform X3, with amino-acid sequence MYRLLRWSRGRGLLRAAGRRYRGYSARLLPGLAGGPGPEMEVPPPRVTPHGRGPGLLPLLAALSWFSRPSAADAEEQQGAGGAAAEDAADEAEAEIIQLLKRAKLSIMKDEPEEAELILRDALRLAYQSDNLKAITYTYDLMANLAFIRGQLENAEQLFKATMSYLLGGGMKQEDNAIIEISLKLASIYAAQNRQEFALAGYEFCISTLEEKIEREKELSEDVMSAEEKANTHLLLGMCLDSCARYLLFSKQPSQAQRMYEKALQISEEIQGERHPQTIVLMSDLATTLDAQGHFDEAYIYMQRASDLARQINHPELHMVLSNLAAILIHRERYTQAEEIYQEALKQAEMKRDEVSVQHIREELAELSRKSRSLT; translated from the exons ATGTACCGGCTCCTGAGGTGGAGCCGGGGTCGAGGCCTCCTGCGGGCCGCGGGGCGGCGGTACCGAGGCTACTCGGCGCGCCTGCTCCCCGGGCTGGCAGGAGGCCCCGGGCCCGAGATGGAGGTGCCGCCACCCCGAGTTACGCCGCACGGCCGCGGCCCTGGCCTGCTGCCGCTACTGGCAG CGCTCTCCTGGTTCTCGAGGCCTTCTGCGGCAGATGCGGAGGAACAGCAGGGAGCGGGCGGGGCCGCCGCTGAGGATGCGGCGGACGAGGCAGAGGCCGAGATCATTCAGCTGCTGAAGCGAGCCAAG ttGAGCATCATGAAAGATGAACCAGAAGAGGCTGAGCTAATATTGCGTGATGCTCTTCGCCTTGCCTATCAGAGCGATAACCTGAAAGCCATCACTTACACTTATGATTTG ATGGCCAACTTAGCGTTTATACGGGGTCAACTAGAAAAT GCAGAACAACTTTTTAAAGCAACAATGAGTTACCTGCTTGGAGGGGGCATGAAGCAG GAAGACAATGCAATAATTGAAATCTCCTTAAAACTGGCCAGTATCTATGCTGCTCAGAATAG ACAAGAATTTGCTCTCGCTGGCTATGAATTCTGCATTTCAACTTTAGAGGAAAAAATTGAACGAGAAAAGGAATTATCAGAAGATGTTATGTCAG cGGAAGAAAAAGCCAATACCCACCTCCTTCTGGGCATGTGCTTAGACTCCTGTGCACGCTACCTTCTGTTCTCCAAGCAGCCATCACAGGCACAAAGGATGTATGAAAAAGCTCTGCAGATTTCTGAAGAAATACAAGGAGAAAGACACCCACAG ACCATTGTGCTCATGAGTGACCTGGCTACTACTCTGGATGCACAGGGCCACTTTGATGAGGCCTATATTTATATGCAAAGGGCATCAGATCTAGCAAGACAGATAAATCATCCTGAGCTGCACATGGTACTCAGTAATCTAGCTGCAATTTTGATACACAGAG AACGATATACACAAGCAGAAGAGATCTACCAGGAAGCACTGAAGCAAGCAGAGATGAAAAGAGATGAGGTTTCTGTACAGCACATCAGGGAAGAATTGGCTGAGCTGTCAAGAAAAAGTAGATCTTTGACTTAA
- the Ttc19 gene encoding tetratricopeptide repeat protein 19, mitochondrial isoform X2 — translation MYRLLRWSRGRGLLRAAGRRYRGYSARLLPGLAGGPGPEMEVPPPRVTPHGRGPGLLPLLAALSWFSRPSAADAEEQQGAGGAAAEDAADEAEAEIIQLLKRAKLSIMKDEPEEAELILRDALRLAYQSDNLKAITYTYDLMANLAFIRGQLENAEQLFKATMSYLLGGGMKQEDNAIIEISLKLASIYAAQNRQEFALAGYEFCISTLEEKIEREKELSEDVMSAEEKANTHLLLGMCLDSCARYLLFSKQPSQAQRMYEKALQISEEIQGERHPQTIVLMSDLATTLDAQGHFDEAYIYMQRASDLARQINHPELHMVLSNLAAILIHRERYTQAEEIYQEALKQAEMKRDEVSVQHIREELAELSRKNQSYSWQREIM, via the exons ATGTACCGGCTCCTGAGGTGGAGCCGGGGTCGAGGCCTCCTGCGGGCCGCGGGGCGGCGGTACCGAGGCTACTCGGCGCGCCTGCTCCCCGGGCTGGCAGGAGGCCCCGGGCCCGAGATGGAGGTGCCGCCACCCCGAGTTACGCCGCACGGCCGCGGCCCTGGCCTGCTGCCGCTACTGGCAG CGCTCTCCTGGTTCTCGAGGCCTTCTGCGGCAGATGCGGAGGAACAGCAGGGAGCGGGCGGGGCCGCCGCTGAGGATGCGGCGGACGAGGCAGAGGCCGAGATCATTCAGCTGCTGAAGCGAGCCAAG ttGAGCATCATGAAAGATGAACCAGAAGAGGCTGAGCTAATATTGCGTGATGCTCTTCGCCTTGCCTATCAGAGCGATAACCTGAAAGCCATCACTTACACTTATGATTTG ATGGCCAACTTAGCGTTTATACGGGGTCAACTAGAAAAT GCAGAACAACTTTTTAAAGCAACAATGAGTTACCTGCTTGGAGGGGGCATGAAGCAG GAAGACAATGCAATAATTGAAATCTCCTTAAAACTGGCCAGTATCTATGCTGCTCAGAATAG ACAAGAATTTGCTCTCGCTGGCTATGAATTCTGCATTTCAACTTTAGAGGAAAAAATTGAACGAGAAAAGGAATTATCAGAAGATGTTATGTCAG cGGAAGAAAAAGCCAATACCCACCTCCTTCTGGGCATGTGCTTAGACTCCTGTGCACGCTACCTTCTGTTCTCCAAGCAGCCATCACAGGCACAAAGGATGTATGAAAAAGCTCTGCAGATTTCTGAAGAAATACAAGGAGAAAGACACCCACAG ACCATTGTGCTCATGAGTGACCTGGCTACTACTCTGGATGCACAGGGCCACTTTGATGAGGCCTATATTTATATGCAAAGGGCATCAGATCTAGCAAGACAGATAAATCATCCTGAGCTGCACATGGTACTCAGTAATCTAGCTGCAATTTTGATACACAGAG AACGATATACACAAGCAGAAGAGATCTACCAGGAAGCACTGAAGCAAGCAGAGATGAAAAGAGATGAGGTTTCTGTACAGCACATCAGGGAAGAATTGGCTGAGCTGTCAAGAAAAA ACCAGAGCTACTCATGGCAAAGGGAAATTATG TGA